One window of the Bombus pyrosoma isolate SC7728 linkage group LG5, ASM1482585v1, whole genome shotgun sequence genome contains the following:
- the LOC122567848 gene encoding uncharacterized protein LOC122567848 isoform X6: protein MCNMIVDGIAYTFGVFLGEFVTYFGEGKGKTAWVGSLLSGMYLSAGPVVSALTNKYGCRAVCMAGSFLGAAAFVLSTFSTSVNMLMMTYGVMGGVGFGLIYLPAVVCVGYYFETKRSLATGIAVCGSGFGTFAFPPLVTMLLEAYNWKGANLILAGLILNCAVFGAMMRPLEYPKASSVKPLLQRMAEEKRFQMERGSIGGSYFMVQLPDGSMEKRMKMPINIDPGVHSSFNLDQLVPGTPLTPVPTVPTLPTISEVKVQEHSSSGATSNSGSMDLKSISTKSKSRKNIDDTKDIKDMSEKSESEFKPIIPRNASQPAFTTHVQGLPKNGSVPFFDRIRKTSTSERYKPSLSAIKNSRTTLNSNGDIRKSLHLRLSTSSVMGSRNNNAEIDVDGESITFTTSKSSIPKEKPQIIRPLSRKDIFYSGSVVNLPEYQSQKSLANYRQSVISLSKSVRGDVKDTDIEKAPQQPLCPCLVLPESFKEALSTMMDLSLLKDPVFLLIGISNVFGMAGLYVPFVYLLDAAVLDNIDKTLASYLVSIIGITNTLGRVACGYIADFPQVDSLLLNNICLIISTVAVAAIPFCHSYPAYIIMSILFGIAISGYISLTSIILVDLLGLDKLTNAFGLLILFRGAAAIIGSPLAGAVYDATQSYSIPFFMAGFFFLISTVTSFMAPAMKRCTTPQTQPVILDTLTPIDEDIEEENEEDIPEIVETAPSPQEPPEKEIKQIESVL, encoded by the exons ATGTGTAACATGATAGTAGATGGTATTGCTTATACATTTGGCGTTTTTCTGGGAGaatttgttacatattttggagaaggaaaaggaaaaactgCATGGGTTGGCTCGTTGTTATCTGGCATGTACCTCAGTGCTg gaCCTGTTGTCAGTGCTTTAACAAATAAGTATGGATGTAGAGCAGTATGTATGGCAGGAAGTTTTTTAGGTGCAGCAGCATTTGtactttcaacattttcaaccAGTGTAAATATGCTTATGATGACTTATGGTGTTATGGGAG GAGTTGGATTTGGTCTAATATATTTACCAGCAGTAGTTTGTGTAGgttattattttgaaactaAACGATCTCTAGCTACAGGCATTGCTGTATGTGGTTCAGGATTTGGCACATTTGCATTTCCACCTCTTGTAACAATGTTACTAGAAGCATATAATTGGAAAGGAGCAAATTTAATTCTGGCTGgtcttattttaaattgtgCT GTTTTTGGTGCGATGATGAGGCCATTAGAATATCCAAAAGCTTCTTCTGTTAAACCATTATTACAAAGAATGGCGGAAGAGAAAAGATTTCAAATGGAACGTGGAAGTATCGGAGGTTCTTATTTTATGGTACAACTGCCTGATGGATCTATggagaaaagaatgaaaatgcCTATTAACATTGATCCTGGTGTTCATTCCAGTTTCAATTTAGACCAATTAGTGCCTG gAACTCCTTTAACACCAGTTCCAACGGTGCCAACCCTGCCCACTATATCGGAGGTGAAAGTACAAGAACACTCTTCCAGTGGAGCAACTAGTAATAGTGGCAGTATGGACTTAAAAAGTATTTCCACTAAAtcaaaaagcagaaaaaatatcgatgataccaaagatataaaagatatgtCAGAAAAGTCTGAAAGCGAATTCAAACCAATAATTCCTAGAAATGCTTCTCAACCTGCTTTTACAACTCACGTACAAGGTTTACCTAAAAATGGCTCTGTACCCTTTTTCGATCGAATCCGTAAAACTAGCACTAGCGAGAGATACAAACCAAGTCTTAGTGCGATTAAGAACTCTAGAACAACGTTGAATTCTAATGGCGATATTAGAAAGAGTTTGCACTTAAGACTTTCGACGAGCAGCGTTATGGGTTCTCGGAATAATAATGCAGAAATAGATGTA GATGGCGAAAGTATTACTTTTACTACCAGCAAATCTAGTATACCAAAAGAGAAACCACAAATTATTCGACCTCTATCGCGGAAGGATATATTTTACAGTGGCAGTGTGGTTAATTTACCAGAATATCAGAGTCAAAAATCACTTGCAAATTATCGTCAAAGTGTTATTTCATTATCAAAATCCGTACGTGGAGATGTTAAAGATACCGATATTGAAAAGGCACCTCAGC AACCTCTATGTCCCTGTTTGGTATTACCTGAATCGTTTAAAGAAGCTTTGTCAACGATGATGGATCTATCTTTACTAAAGGATCCagtgtttcttttaattggtATCAGTAATGTATTTGGAATGGCTGGATTATACGTGccgtttgtatatttattagacGCTGCGGTCTTAGAT AATATTGACAAGACTCTTGCGTCATATTTAGTATCTATAATTGGAATTACTAATACTCTGGGCCGTGTAGCTTGTGGATATATCGCGGATTTTCCACAAGTCGATTCACTATTATTGAACAACATCTGCTTAATTATATCGACAGTTGCTGTAGCTGCAATACCGTTCTGCCATTCTTATCCTGCTTATATCATTATGAGCATTCTTTTTGGTATAGCTATAT CTGGATACATTTCTTTGACGTCGATTATTTTGGTAGATCTCTTAGGGCTAGACAAATTGACCAATGCATTTGGTCTTTTAATCTTATTTAGAGGAGCTGCAGCTATCATTGGTTCACCTTTGGCGGGTGCCGTTTATGACGCAACACAAAGCTACAGTATCCCATTCTTTATGGCAGGATTTTTCTTCCTTATAAGCACAGTTACTAGTTTCATGGCGCCAGCTATGAAACGGTGCACAACGCCGCAG ACTCAGCCTGTGATATTAGATACATTGACTCCAATTGATGAAGATATCGAAGAAGAGAATGAAGAAGATATTCctgaaattgtagaaactgCACCATCTCCACAAGAACCACCCGAGaaggaaattaaacaaatagaGTCTGTTTTATAA
- the LOC122567848 gene encoding monocarboxylate transporter 3 isoform X2 translates to MSRVSLNKSQYSQYGSRRVRKISTTDSEYSVEEHARLTATDGASDEASPEDEGGSLCEYHDIPPPPDGGYGWVVVFASFMCNMIVDGIAYTFGVFLGEFVTYFGEGKGKTAWVGSLLSGMYLSAGPVVSALTNKYGCRAVCMAGSFLGAAAFVLSTFSTSVNMLMMTYGVMGGVGFGLIYLPAVVCVGYYFETKRSLATGIAVCGSGFGTFAFPPLVTMLLEAYNWKGANLILAGLILNCAVFGAMMRPLEYPKASSVKPLLQRMAEEKRFQMERGSIGGSYFMVQLPDGSMEKRMKMPINIDPGVHSSFNLDQLVPGTPLTPVPTVPTLPTISEVKVQEHSSSGATSNSGSMDLKSISTKSKSRKNIDDTKDIKDMSEKSESEFKPIIPRNASQPAFTTHVQGLPKNGSVPFFDRIRKTSTSERYKPSLSAIKNSRTTLNSNGDIRKSLHLRLSTSSVMGSRNNNAEIDVDGESITFTTSKSSIPKEKPQIIRPLSRKDIFYSGSVVNLPEYQSQKSLANYRQSVISLSKSVRGDVKDTDIEKAPQQPLCPCLVLPESFKEALSTMMDLSLLKDPVFLLIGISNVFGMAGLYVPFVYLLDAAVLDNIDKTLASYLVSIIGITNTLGRVACGYIADFPQVDSLLLNNICLIISTVAVAAIPFCHSYPAYIIMSILFGIAISGYISLTSIILVDLLGLDKLTNAFGLLILFRGAAAIIGSPLAGAVYDATQSYSIPFFMAGFFFLISTVTSFMAPAMKRCTTPQTQPVILDTLTPIDEDIEEENEEDIPEIVETAPSPQEPPEKEIKQIESVL, encoded by the exons ACGGACAGTGAATATTCTGTAGAAGAGCATGCAAGATTAACTGCCACTGATGGAGCTAGTGACGAAGCATCTCCAGAAGATGAAGGGGGTTCACTGTGCGAATACCATGATATACCACCTCCACCTGATGGTGGATACGGATGGGTGGTGGTATTTGCATCATTCATGTGTAACATGATAGTAGATGGTATTGCTTATACATTTGGCGTTTTTCTGGGAGaatttgttacatattttggagaaggaaaaggaaaaactgCATGGGTTGGCTCGTTGTTATCTGGCATGTACCTCAGTGCTg gaCCTGTTGTCAGTGCTTTAACAAATAAGTATGGATGTAGAGCAGTATGTATGGCAGGAAGTTTTTTAGGTGCAGCAGCATTTGtactttcaacattttcaaccAGTGTAAATATGCTTATGATGACTTATGGTGTTATGGGAG GAGTTGGATTTGGTCTAATATATTTACCAGCAGTAGTTTGTGTAGgttattattttgaaactaAACGATCTCTAGCTACAGGCATTGCTGTATGTGGTTCAGGATTTGGCACATTTGCATTTCCACCTCTTGTAACAATGTTACTAGAAGCATATAATTGGAAAGGAGCAAATTTAATTCTGGCTGgtcttattttaaattgtgCT GTTTTTGGTGCGATGATGAGGCCATTAGAATATCCAAAAGCTTCTTCTGTTAAACCATTATTACAAAGAATGGCGGAAGAGAAAAGATTTCAAATGGAACGTGGAAGTATCGGAGGTTCTTATTTTATGGTACAACTGCCTGATGGATCTATggagaaaagaatgaaaatgcCTATTAACATTGATCCTGGTGTTCATTCCAGTTTCAATTTAGACCAATTAGTGCCTG gAACTCCTTTAACACCAGTTCCAACGGTGCCAACCCTGCCCACTATATCGGAGGTGAAAGTACAAGAACACTCTTCCAGTGGAGCAACTAGTAATAGTGGCAGTATGGACTTAAAAAGTATTTCCACTAAAtcaaaaagcagaaaaaatatcgatgataccaaagatataaaagatatgtCAGAAAAGTCTGAAAGCGAATTCAAACCAATAATTCCTAGAAATGCTTCTCAACCTGCTTTTACAACTCACGTACAAGGTTTACCTAAAAATGGCTCTGTACCCTTTTTCGATCGAATCCGTAAAACTAGCACTAGCGAGAGATACAAACCAAGTCTTAGTGCGATTAAGAACTCTAGAACAACGTTGAATTCTAATGGCGATATTAGAAAGAGTTTGCACTTAAGACTTTCGACGAGCAGCGTTATGGGTTCTCGGAATAATAATGCAGAAATAGATGTA GATGGCGAAAGTATTACTTTTACTACCAGCAAATCTAGTATACCAAAAGAGAAACCACAAATTATTCGACCTCTATCGCGGAAGGATATATTTTACAGTGGCAGTGTGGTTAATTTACCAGAATATCAGAGTCAAAAATCACTTGCAAATTATCGTCAAAGTGTTATTTCATTATCAAAATCCGTACGTGGAGATGTTAAAGATACCGATATTGAAAAGGCACCTCAGC AACCTCTATGTCCCTGTTTGGTATTACCTGAATCGTTTAAAGAAGCTTTGTCAACGATGATGGATCTATCTTTACTAAAGGATCCagtgtttcttttaattggtATCAGTAATGTATTTGGAATGGCTGGATTATACGTGccgtttgtatatttattagacGCTGCGGTCTTAGAT AATATTGACAAGACTCTTGCGTCATATTTAGTATCTATAATTGGAATTACTAATACTCTGGGCCGTGTAGCTTGTGGATATATCGCGGATTTTCCACAAGTCGATTCACTATTATTGAACAACATCTGCTTAATTATATCGACAGTTGCTGTAGCTGCAATACCGTTCTGCCATTCTTATCCTGCTTATATCATTATGAGCATTCTTTTTGGTATAGCTATAT CTGGATACATTTCTTTGACGTCGATTATTTTGGTAGATCTCTTAGGGCTAGACAAATTGACCAATGCATTTGGTCTTTTAATCTTATTTAGAGGAGCTGCAGCTATCATTGGTTCACCTTTGGCGGGTGCCGTTTATGACGCAACACAAAGCTACAGTATCCCATTCTTTATGGCAGGATTTTTCTTCCTTATAAGCACAGTTACTAGTTTCATGGCGCCAGCTATGAAACGGTGCACAACGCCGCAG ACTCAGCCTGTGATATTAGATACATTGACTCCAATTGATGAAGATATCGAAGAAGAGAATGAAGAAGATATTCctgaaattgtagaaactgCACCATCTCCACAAGAACCACCCGAGaaggaaattaaacaaatagaGTCTGTTTTATAA